A single window of Dendropsophus ebraccatus isolate aDenEbr1 chromosome 5, aDenEbr1.pat, whole genome shotgun sequence DNA harbors:
- the LOC138792680 gene encoding inhibin beta E chain-like isoform X2 produces MLTEAYYRMHTHTALQIQLPTDHMLCQLCRLLCCVFSLLLSDLRNTENNSNGAKSVLHFHLSTDKDKREEIHQANMWLYLKAASFSKITLSVTCKFMPKAYLIKGTTEAKAVSAGWYMVPLQMFSGKALNEGTENIYIELMCPDCQNPLKIDNISHVHRPFLALKVYNKQEDSRIRRHITECTGDIQICCLKKFYIAFKDIGWNDWIISPKGYFMNLCEGRCPVHLARAPGIAASSHTAIFSLIKANNAYSNLSLCCVPTKRRPLSFLYFDINNTIVKADIPDMIVESCGCT; encoded by the exons ATGCTGACTGAAGCTTACTACcggatgcacacacacacagctctgcagataCAGCTCCCTACTGATCACATGCTGTGTCAACTCTGCAGGCTGCTCTGTTGTGTTTTTTCCCTCCTACTCTCTGACCTGAGAAACACAGAGA ATAACTCAAATGGTGCCAAAAGCGTTCTTCACTTTCATCTATCTACTGACAAAGACAAGCGAGAGGAGATTCACCAGGCAAATATGTGGTTGTATCTTAAGGCTGCATCCTTCAGCAAGATAACCCTCTCTGTGACTTGTAAGTTCATGCCTAAGGCCTATTTAATAAAAGGCACCACTGAGGCTAAAGCCGTAAGTGCAGGCTGGTATATGGTTCCTTTACAGATGTTCTCTGGGAAAGCCCTTAATGAAGGAACAGAAAATATATACATAGAACTGATGTGCCCAGACTGTCAGAATCCACTTAAAATAGATAATATTAGCCATGTCCATCGACCATTTCTGGCGTTAAAAGTTTACAACAAACAAGAGGACTCTCGAATTCGTAGACATATCACAGAATGCACTGGGGACATTCAGATCTGTTGTCTGAAGAAGTTTTACATTGCCTTCAAAGATATTGGCTGGAATGACTGGATAATAAGCCCAAAGGGTTATTTCATGAATCTGTGTGAAGGAAGATGTCCCGTTCACCTTGCCAGGGCACCAGGAATCGCAGCATCAAGTCATACAGCTATCTTCAGCCTCATCAAAGCAAACAATGCATATTCTAACCTCAGTCTGTGCTGTGTTCCAACAAAACGAAGGCCTCTCTCCTTTCTGTACTTTGACATCAACAACACCATTGTCAAGGCAGACATTCCTGATATGATTGTAGAAAGTTGTGGTTGCACTTAA